Proteins encoded within one genomic window of Oryza glaberrima chromosome 12, OglaRS2, whole genome shotgun sequence:
- the LOC127756576 gene encoding histone deacetylase 10, chloroplastic, which yields MEQLWVPSLPILGGRILPMLRHYCGFGSHHPLTWRSLQITGRKQKHNGCWIAYCLPSDNGTSISDTNGVRKDLALPDNLLRDAHILYCTSPAMGHNKEAHPETNKRVPAIVDALEKLELTSKHRGSQVLEIQDFQPASLDDIALVHSRSYITGLEKAMSRASDEGLIFIEGTGPTYATQTTFQECLLSAGAGITLVDSVVAASKLGPKPPLGFALVRPPGHHAVPEGPMGFCVFGNIAVAARYAQNQHGLKRVMIIDFDVHHGNGTCDAFYDDPDIFFLSTHQLGSYPGTGKIHQVGQGNGEGTTLNLPLPGGSGDYAMRCAFDEVIAPAAQRFKPDIILVSAGYDAHALDPLAGLQFTTGTFYMLAARIREVAAELCGGRCVFFLEGGYNLESLSSSVADTFRAFLGEPSLAARFDDPAMLYEEPTRKIREAIDKAKHLHSL from the exons ATGGAACAGCTGTGGGTGCCATCGCTTCCGATTCTTGGAG GAAGGATATTGCCTATGCTCAGGCACTACTGTGGCTTTGGAAGTCATCATCCCTTAACCTGGAGAAGCTTACAAATTACTGGAAGAAAACAGAAGCATAATGGGTGTTGGATTGCATACTGCTTACCAAGCGATAATGGAACTTCTATTTCAGACACAAATGGTGTTCGAAAAGACTTAGCTTTGCCTGACAATTTGCTTCGTGATGCTCATATTCTCTATTGTACATCTCCTGCCATGGGTCATAACAAG GAAGCGCATCCAGAAACTAACAAAAGAGTTCCTGCAATAGTTGATGCTCTCGAAAAACTGGAGCTTACTTCGAAG CATCGTGGTTCACAGGTTCTTGAAATTCAAGATTTCCAACCTGCTTCACTTGATGATATTGCACTAGTTCATTCAAGATCATACATAACTGGACTTGAAAAG GCTATGAGTAGGGCTTCAGATGAAGGTTTGATATTCATTGAAGGAACTGGACCTACATATGCTACCCAGACT ACTTTCCAAGAATGTCTCCTTTCTGCTGGTGCTGGAATTACATTGGTTGATTCAGTG GTTGCAGCATCAAAGTTGGGCCCGAAGCCACCGCTCGGCTTTGCCTTAGTAAGGCCACCAGGACATCATGCTGTTCCTGAAGGTCCCATGGGCTTCTGTGTCTTTGGGAACATTGCAGTGGCAGCTCGGTATGCTCAGAATCAACATGGTTTAAAGCGGGTCATGATAATAGATTTTGATGTTCACCACGGTAACGGCACATGTGACGCCTTTTATGATGATCCGGACATATTCTTCCTCTCAACTCATCAG CTTGGAAGCTATCCTGGCACCGGTAAGATCCACCAAGTTGGCCAGGGCAACGGCGAGGGCACGACGCTCAACCTGCCACTACCCGGTGGCTCAGGCGATTACGCGATGAGGTGCGCGTTTGATGAGGTTATTGCCCCAGCTGCCCAGCGGTTCAAACCTGACATCATCCTCGTTTCAGCCGG GTACGACGCGCACGCGCTGGACCCGCTGGCGGGGCTGCAGTTCACGACGGGGACGTTCTACATGCTGGCGGCGAGGAtccgggaggtggcggcggagctgtgCGGCGGGCGGTGCGTCTTCTTCCTGGAGGGCGGCTACAACCTGGAGTCGCTGTCCAGCTCAGTGGCCGACACCTTCCGTGCGTTCCTCGGCGAGCCCAGCCTCGCCGCGCGGTTCGACGACCCGGCGATGCTCTACGAGGAGCCCACGCGGAAGATCAGGGAGGCCATCGACAAGGCCAAGCACCTCCACTCGCTCTAA
- the LOC127756542 gene encoding uncharacterized protein LOC127756542 has translation MQGFSFAAMEEFTFPSVAPERCNAGKKPPFSPHFATPAPWFGGGGGVVVDAVVYDHRRSFSAVEKGEEEDTVRGGWYYCYDDGGCGNVSARFAGGEETKTMDMLWEDFNEELSRAAAAPPCPLSKEWTKEAWLARDGTPEMRRHAAAAAAVASGSVVRRRRLSLLMMLKLLKKLFLAHKSNAASRKAPPI, from the coding sequence atgCAAGGTTTCAGCTTTGCAGCCATGGAGGAGTTCACGTTCCCCAGCGTCGCACCGGAGCGATGCAACGCCGGCAAGAAGCCGCCTTTCTCCCCTCACTTCGCCACCCCGGCGCCGTggtttggcggcggcggcggcgttgtcgtCGACGCGGTGGTGTACGATCACCGGAGGAGCTTCTCGGCCGTcgagaagggggaggaagaagacacgGTGAGAGGCGGCTGGTACTATTGctacgacgacggcggctgcggcaaTGTCTCGGCGaggttcgccggcggcgaggagaccAAGACGATGGACATGCTGTGGGAGGACTTCAACGAGGAGCTctcccgggcggcggcggcgccgccgtgcccgcTGAGCAAGGAGTGGACCAAGGAGGCGTGGCTCGCCCGCGACGGCACACCCGAAATgcgccgccatgccgccgcggcggcggcggtggcctccgGCAGCGTggtccggcggaggcggctgagCTTGCTGATGATGCTGAAGCTGCTCAAAAAGCTCTTCTTGGCTCACAAATCCAATGCTGCATCAAGAAAGGCACCACCAATCTGA